One Dysosmobacter welbionis DNA segment encodes these proteins:
- the ppk1 gene encoding polyphosphate kinase 1, which translates to MSQAAERWDLSYTQNRELSWLAFDQRVLEEAADPSVPLMERLRFLSIFTSNLDEFFMVRVGSLTDLALVAPNARENKGGFSPAEQLRRIYAAVVPLVRQRDQVYRELMEALAEHGVADIPYKELKNGEREYVRAWYREAMRPLLMPQIIDPSHPFPHLKNKTLYAAALLREGDKRRLGIVGVPDVVPPILPLPARPGAFVRTEDILAHHLRKIFKIYQIEEQAVVSVTRNADISYDEAMDQEDLDLRAQMTKLLRQRERLAPVRLEMQGEAPALQAMLLRRLRLTAEQSYVCTCPLVLKYAYQLDSLDSALFYPPHAPAYPAWLDREVPMWEQIRQRDVLLFYPYHSMQPFLDLLRQSAADPAVVSIQMTIYRVAGKSAVIKHLCAAAENGKAVTVLVELRARFDEGNNITWARELEEAGCRVIYGPAGYKCHGKICLITRKEKTGLSYVTQIGTGNYNEKTAALYTDFSLLTADRTIAADGVAFFQNMLIGDLRGSYGKLLVAPVSLKQTLLRLIDGEIARGDRGRIILKTNAVTERELIDKLAEASQAGVRVDLIVRGICCLVPGVPGKTDHITVTSIVGEFLEHSRIYCFGEGALRQMYLSSADIMTRNQERRVEIACPVESREVQDFLSDYLARLLGDNVKARRMLPDGGFVRAEQAGAVPVSVQQFYLDHPPQMRATERGKGRGWRLPELFRKRK; encoded by the coding sequence GTGTCACAAGCTGCTGAACGCTGGGACCTGAGTTACACCCAGAACCGGGAACTCAGTTGGCTGGCCTTTGACCAGCGGGTGCTGGAGGAGGCGGCGGACCCCTCTGTGCCGCTGATGGAGCGTCTGCGCTTTCTCTCCATCTTCACCAGCAACCTGGACGAGTTCTTCATGGTGCGGGTGGGAAGCCTGACGGACCTAGCCCTAGTGGCCCCGAACGCCCGGGAAAACAAGGGCGGGTTCTCCCCGGCGGAACAGCTGCGGCGGATCTATGCCGCCGTGGTGCCGCTGGTCCGGCAGCGGGACCAGGTATACCGGGAGCTGATGGAGGCCCTGGCGGAACATGGGGTGGCGGATATCCCCTACAAGGAGCTGAAAAATGGTGAGCGGGAGTATGTGCGGGCCTGGTACCGGGAGGCCATGCGCCCGTTGCTGATGCCCCAGATCATCGACCCCAGCCACCCCTTTCCCCACCTGAAGAACAAGACCCTGTATGCCGCCGCCCTGCTGCGGGAGGGAGACAAGCGGCGGCTGGGCATCGTGGGGGTGCCGGATGTGGTGCCGCCCATCCTGCCTCTGCCGGCCCGGCCCGGCGCCTTCGTGCGGACGGAGGACATTCTGGCCCACCACCTGCGGAAGATCTTCAAGATCTATCAGATCGAGGAGCAGGCGGTGGTGTCCGTCACCCGGAACGCAGACATCAGCTATGATGAGGCTATGGACCAGGAGGACCTGGACCTGCGCGCCCAGATGACCAAGCTGCTGCGCCAGCGGGAGCGGCTGGCCCCGGTGCGGCTGGAGATGCAGGGGGAGGCCCCGGCTCTGCAGGCCATGCTGCTCCGGCGGCTGAGGCTGACGGCGGAGCAGAGCTATGTGTGCACCTGCCCGCTGGTTCTGAAATACGCCTACCAGCTGGACAGTCTGGACAGCGCCCTCTTTTACCCGCCCCACGCGCCGGCATATCCCGCCTGGCTGGACCGGGAGGTGCCCATGTGGGAGCAGATCCGCCAGCGGGACGTGCTGCTGTTCTATCCCTACCACTCCATGCAGCCGTTTCTGGACCTGCTGCGCCAGAGCGCCGCGGACCCGGCGGTGGTGTCCATCCAGATGACCATTTACCGGGTGGCGGGGAAGTCCGCCGTCATCAAGCACCTGTGCGCCGCGGCGGAGAACGGCAAGGCCGTGACGGTGCTGGTGGAGCTGCGGGCCCGCTTTGACGAGGGCAACAACATCACCTGGGCCCGGGAGCTGGAGGAGGCCGGGTGCCGGGTGATTTACGGACCCGCCGGCTATAAGTGCCACGGCAAGATCTGCCTCATCACCCGAAAGGAGAAGACGGGGCTCAGCTATGTGACTCAGATCGGCACGGGCAATTACAACGAAAAGACCGCGGCGCTGTACACAGACTTCTCCCTGTTGACGGCGGATCGGACCATTGCCGCCGATGGCGTGGCCTTTTTCCAGAATATGCTGATCGGCGATTTGCGGGGCAGCTACGGTAAGCTGCTGGTGGCGCCGGTGTCCCTGAAGCAGACGCTGTTACGGCTCATCGACGGGGAGATCGCCCGGGGCGACCGGGGGCGGATTATCCTGAAGACCAACGCCGTCACGGAGCGGGAGCTGATCGACAAGCTGGCGGAGGCCTCCCAGGCAGGAGTGCGGGTGGACCTGATCGTCCGGGGCATCTGCTGCCTGGTGCCCGGCGTGCCGGGCAAGACGGACCATATCACCGTGACCAGCATCGTGGGGGAGTTTCTGGAGCACTCCCGCATCTACTGCTTCGGGGAGGGTGCCCTGCGGCAGATGTACTTATCCTCTGCGGACATCATGACCCGAAATCAGGAGCGGCGGGTGGAGATCGCCTGCCCGGTGGAGAGCCGGGAGGTGCAGGACTTCCTCTCGGACTATCTGGCCCGGCTTCTGGGAGACAATGTGAAGGCCCGGCGGATGCTGCCGGACGGGGGCTTTGTCCGGGCGGAGCAGGCCGGCGCGGTGCCGGTTTCCGTCCAGCAGTTCTATCTGGACCATCCTCCCCAGATGCGGGCCACGGAGCGGGGAAAGGGCCGTGGCTGGAGACTGCCGGAGCTGTTCCGGAAGCGGAAGTAA
- a CDS encoding phosphatase: MKFAIVDLGSNTIRLSVYNTLPEGGFDLLFSEKEMAGLVSYVHGGVLSPEGIQRACGAIRDFQALLRQFDLDAPHVFATASLRNIRNTEEAVEQIRAATGVGVDVISGELEARLGYYGARTATDLQDGAMFDIGGGSAEVLEVRAGEVKKAQSLPIGSLELFNRCVDGLWPKKKELERIRSTVAAALKEARLPAHRAERVCGVGGTARAALKIANDWYEKPAGNRILTPAEVRRLTKLLLKRDHQARKLILRHCPDRVHTILPGIVLMDALTEALCEGELYISPYGVREGYLCHKLLNAGT, encoded by the coding sequence ATGAAATTCGCCATTGTGGACCTGGGGTCCAACACCATCCGACTGTCCGTCTACAACACCCTGCCGGAGGGCGGATTCGACCTGCTGTTTTCCGAAAAGGAGATGGCGGGACTGGTCAGCTACGTCCACGGAGGGGTGCTCTCTCCGGAGGGAATCCAGCGGGCCTGCGGGGCCATCCGGGACTTTCAGGCGCTGCTGCGGCAGTTTGATCTGGACGCCCCCCACGTATTTGCCACCGCCTCCCTGCGGAACATCCGCAACACGGAGGAGGCAGTGGAGCAGATTCGGGCGGCCACCGGCGTGGGGGTGGATGTGATCTCCGGCGAGCTGGAGGCCAGACTGGGCTACTACGGCGCCCGGACGGCCACGGACTTGCAGGACGGCGCCATGTTCGACATTGGCGGCGGCAGCGCAGAGGTCCTGGAGGTCCGGGCCGGGGAGGTCAAAAAGGCCCAGAGCCTGCCCATCGGATCCCTGGAGCTGTTCAATCGCTGCGTGGACGGCCTGTGGCCCAAGAAAAAGGAGCTGGAGCGGATCCGCAGCACCGTGGCCGCGGCCCTGAAGGAGGCCCGGCTGCCGGCGCACCGGGCGGAACGGGTCTGCGGCGTGGGCGGCACGGCCCGGGCGGCGCTGAAAATCGCCAATGACTGGTATGAAAAGCCGGCGGGAAACCGCATCCTGACGCCTGCGGAGGTCCGCCGGCTGACAAAGCTGCTGTTGAAGCGGGACCACCAGGCGCGGAAGCTGATCCTGCGGCACTGCCCGGACCGGGTGCACACGATTCTGCCGGGCATCGTGCTGATGGATGCACTGACAGAGGCGCTGTGCGAAGGAGAGCTGTATATCAGTCCCTACGGCGTCAGGGAGGGATATCTGTGTCACAAGCTGCTGAACGCTGGGACCTGA
- a CDS encoding tyrosine-type recombinase/integrase, with protein MPRKTIQKNLAYDTERQLYYAVFRQDGRRYTRTYRTREEAQAALEGNSCADRRLPGKDCTLGEWLTFWLEEVVARDRAESTLYAYRNMARCHVLPALGRIPLAELTPLRIQGYLYEKMNQGLSPNTVIKHYVMLTTALGMAVRLEMLERSPMDRVTPPKKKEARFSFYSPEQLQLLFSAVSGTMMELPVKLAAYLGLRRSEICGLRWENVDLEAGLLSIREVRTEVGGSVVLKSPKTRTSARRLGITGLQDLQQVLRRAWERRRSDDPKEWVVLRQDGAPPKPDQLTRDLLTVVRRQGLPKISLHGLRHSFASVANSQGVPMFDISRTLGHSSMTVTSNIYTHLFDDTEAQALAAVARAIEKA; from the coding sequence ATGCCCAGAAAGACGATCCAGAAGAATCTTGCATACGACACGGAGCGGCAGCTGTATTACGCGGTGTTCCGGCAGGACGGACGGCGCTATACCCGCACCTACCGCACCAGGGAGGAGGCCCAGGCCGCGCTGGAGGGGAACTCCTGTGCCGACCGGCGCCTGCCGGGGAAGGACTGCACACTGGGGGAGTGGCTGACCTTCTGGCTGGAGGAGGTGGTGGCCCGGGACCGGGCGGAGAGCACGCTGTACGCCTACCGCAACATGGCACGCTGTCATGTGCTGCCTGCCCTGGGAAGGATCCCTCTGGCGGAGCTGACGCCCCTGCGTATCCAGGGCTATCTCTATGAGAAGATGAACCAGGGCCTGTCCCCCAACACGGTCATCAAGCACTATGTGATGCTGACCACGGCCCTGGGCATGGCGGTGCGGCTGGAGATGCTGGAACGCAGCCCCATGGACCGGGTGACGCCGCCCAAGAAGAAGGAGGCCCGCTTCAGCTTTTACTCCCCGGAGCAGCTGCAGCTGCTGTTCTCCGCCGTGTCCGGCACGATGATGGAGCTGCCGGTGAAGCTGGCGGCCTATCTGGGCCTGCGGCGCAGCGAGATCTGCGGCCTGCGGTGGGAGAATGTGGACCTGGAGGCGGGGCTGCTCTCCATCCGGGAGGTGCGCACAGAGGTGGGCGGCAGCGTGGTGCTGAAGTCCCCCAAGACCCGCACCTCCGCCCGGCGGCTGGGCATCACCGGGCTCCAGGACCTGCAGCAGGTGCTGCGGCGGGCGTGGGAGAGGCGGCGCAGCGACGACCCGAAGGAGTGGGTGGTGCTGCGGCAGGACGGGGCGCCCCCCAAGCCGGACCAGCTGACCCGGGACCTGCTGACGGTGGTGCGGCGGCAGGGGCTGCCCAAGATCTCCCTCCACGGCCTGCGGCACAGCTTTGCCTCGGTGGCCAACAGCCAGGGCGTGCCCATGTTCGATATCTCCCGCACCCTGGGGCACAGCTCCATGACCGTCACCAGCAACATCTACACCCACCTTTTTGACGACACGGAGGCCCAGGCCCTGGCCGCTGTGGCCAGAGCCATCGAAAAAGCCTGA
- a CDS encoding endonuclease/exonuclease/phosphatase family protein, protein MKGIPNTERQRLGALLDHETQETVMAMIPQFSETEIGAPVPAPAEVPEELGLLVFNMERGVHLEELGDFLQDCPGVRPLDVVLANELDDGCVRSGGRNTARELAERFGWNYAYGLEFIELVNGEDPKGFHGNAVFSRWPIRRAWTVRLPEQYNWYFDRQRRIGGRCAVLAELDVGGRPLGVASIHLENRTHGEGRRLQLEAVLRAAEELLPGIPVVLGGDLNTNTFDGRDKDAIREIAGSPALQRRCLEDVAQYEAALTAAEAMGYRAVPETPILTRRKPLPGGGCLGLRLDWLLLRGMTPTKSRTLSTRTADCGFARPDSALARFAGEELSDHNAVWAACRMGVKDAK, encoded by the coding sequence ATGAAGGGTATCCCCAATACGGAGCGCCAGCGCCTGGGTGCGCTGCTGGACCACGAGACGCAGGAGACGGTGATGGCCATGATCCCCCAGTTTTCGGAGACGGAGATCGGCGCACCGGTGCCGGCCCCGGCGGAGGTGCCGGAGGAGCTGGGCCTGCTGGTGTTCAATATGGAGCGGGGCGTCCACCTGGAGGAGCTGGGCGACTTTCTTCAGGACTGCCCGGGCGTCCGGCCCCTGGATGTGGTGCTGGCCAATGAGCTGGATGATGGCTGCGTCCGCTCTGGCGGCCGGAACACCGCGCGGGAGCTGGCGGAGCGGTTCGGCTGGAACTACGCCTACGGCCTGGAGTTCATCGAGCTGGTGAATGGGGAGGACCCCAAGGGCTTCCACGGAAATGCGGTGTTCTCCCGCTGGCCCATCCGGCGGGCGTGGACCGTGCGGCTGCCGGAGCAGTACAACTGGTACTTCGACCGCCAGCGCCGGATTGGCGGGCGATGCGCGGTGCTGGCGGAGCTGGATGTGGGCGGTCGGCCTCTGGGCGTGGCCTCCATCCACCTGGAGAACCGCACCCATGGCGAGGGACGGCGGCTCCAGCTGGAGGCGGTGCTCCGTGCGGCGGAGGAACTGCTTCCCGGCATTCCGGTAGTGCTGGGGGGAGATCTGAACACCAACACCTTTGACGGCCGGGACAAGGACGCCATCCGGGAGATCGCGGGGAGTCCGGCACTCCAGCGCCGCTGTCTGGAAGACGTGGCGCAGTATGAGGCTGCCCTGACGGCGGCGGAGGCCATGGGCTACCGGGCAGTGCCGGAGACGCCCATTTTAACCCGGCGCAAGCCCCTGCCGGGCGGCGGATGCCTGGGCCTGCGGCTGGACTGGCTGCTGCTGCGGGGGATGACACCCACCAAGAGCCGCACCCTTTCTACCCGGACGGCGGACTGTGGCTTTGCCCGGCCGGACTCCGCCCTGGCTCGCTTTGCGGGGGAGGAGCTCTCGGACCACAACGCGGTGTGGGCCGCCTGCCGGATGGGAGTGAAGGACGCGAAGTGA
- a CDS encoding LacI family DNA-binding transcriptional regulator, with protein MRRTTIKDVAALAGVSPATVSRTLDDRPEISAETKERVRAACAQLGYVPNAAAKGLTGQATHTLGVVVPDVSNPYFTGIATAIEETAAENGYRVLLSNSLQEEGRELRAIENFLARQIDGVLISPLSRESQAKHADLLEGTPCVYLGVNHGEKCSYVMADNEAGAAIAVRYLLQLGHRDLVFLGGRADSLTRVQRVRGFRRALREHGLSGRVLPAPPDTRELRQWAYEQALALFGERTLPHAVLAFSDLTALRILEAAEERGIRVPEDLSLVGYDNVSYAAIPRIHLTTVSQHKFQQGRIAVERLLCQIQGDRRPTADLLQPELVVRSTCAPRTQGGRTL; from the coding sequence ATGCGGCGGACGACCATTAAGGACGTGGCAGCGCTGGCCGGGGTCAGCCCGGCCACTGTGTCCCGGACTCTGGACGACCGCCCGGAGATCAGCGCAGAGACCAAGGAACGGGTCCGGGCCGCCTGTGCCCAGCTGGGATACGTGCCCAACGCCGCCGCCAAGGGGCTCACGGGGCAGGCCACCCACACTCTGGGGGTAGTGGTGCCGGACGTGTCCAACCCCTACTTCACGGGCATCGCCACTGCCATTGAGGAGACGGCAGCGGAAAACGGGTACCGGGTGCTGTTGAGCAACTCCCTCCAGGAGGAGGGACGGGAGCTTCGAGCCATCGAGAACTTTCTGGCCCGGCAGATCGACGGCGTGCTGATCTCGCCCCTGTCCCGGGAGAGCCAGGCCAAGCACGCCGACCTGCTGGAGGGCACCCCCTGCGTGTACCTGGGCGTGAACCACGGGGAGAAGTGCAGCTATGTGATGGCGGACAATGAGGCGGGGGCGGCCATCGCCGTCCGGTATCTGCTGCAGCTGGGCCACCGGGACCTGGTGTTTTTGGGTGGGCGTGCGGACTCTCTCACCCGTGTGCAGCGGGTGCGGGGCTTTCGCCGGGCGCTGAGAGAGCACGGGCTCTCCGGCCGGGTGCTGCCCGCGCCGCCGGACACCCGGGAACTGCGCCAGTGGGCCTATGAACAGGCGTTGGCACTGTTCGGGGAGCGGACGCTGCCCCACGCCGTGCTGGCATTTTCAGACCTGACCGCCCTCAGAATTTTGGAGGCGGCGGAAGAGCGGGGGATCCGGGTGCCGGAGGACCTGTCCCTGGTGGGGTATGACAACGTCTCCTACGCCGCCATTCCCCGTATCCATCTGACCACTGTTTCGCAGCATAAATTTCAGCAGGGACGCATCGCCGTGGAGCGGCTGCTGTGCCAGATTCAGGGGGACCGGCGGCCGACAGCGGACCTGCTCCAGCCGGAGCTGGTGGTCCGCTCCACCTGCGCCCCCAGAACACAAGGAGGAAGGACACTATGA
- a CDS encoding LacI family DNA-binding transcriptional regulator, translating to MARMTIRDIARLAGVSVTTVSRALNNAPEINSQTRERVLQVCREQGYRSNLLARSLVSSRTRVLGVILPELSGPFHASIVLHLERYAQEQDYQIMLCCGRVGGSETAALFDFLVSHRVDGILLVSASSAAPDLLRRHARGTPSVLLGDVSPTATLQRINAVSTDNYVGGAMAAGYLSRLGHRRVLYLGPRRDSVTHVLRHQGFLTIARERGMEVETVFNPGAVSSAPNGYRLARQVFARPFPQTAVFAPSDAMALGVLQAADELGLDIPGRISLLGYDDIEYASLPKIRLSTLAQPTGALAESAVRLLLELIDSGGPGEVTHKLIAPRLVERNTCCSPQQRTAV from the coding sequence ATGGCCCGCATGACCATCAGGGACATTGCCCGGCTGGCCGGGGTCTCCGTCACCACCGTTTCCCGGGCGCTGAACAATGCGCCGGAGATCAACTCCCAGACCCGGGAGCGCGTGCTCCAGGTGTGCCGGGAACAGGGCTACCGCTCCAACCTGCTGGCTCGGAGCCTAGTCTCCAGCCGGACCCGTGTGCTGGGCGTCATTCTGCCGGAGCTCTCCGGCCCTTTTCACGCCTCCATCGTGCTGCACCTGGAGCGCTACGCCCAGGAACAGGACTACCAGATCATGTTGTGCTGCGGCCGGGTAGGGGGCAGCGAAACCGCCGCCCTGTTCGACTTTCTGGTAAGTCACCGGGTGGACGGCATTCTGCTGGTCAGTGCCAGCAGCGCCGCGCCCGATCTGCTGCGGCGCCACGCACGGGGGACGCCCTCCGTGCTGCTGGGGGATGTGTCCCCGACCGCTACGCTCCAGCGGATCAACGCTGTCAGCACCGACAACTATGTAGGCGGCGCCATGGCGGCCGGATACCTCTCCCGGCTGGGGCACCGGCGGGTGCTGTATCTGGGCCCCCGGCGGGACAGCGTCACCCATGTGCTCCGGCACCAGGGCTTTCTCACCATCGCCAGGGAGCGGGGCATGGAGGTGGAGACCGTCTTCAACCCCGGCGCCGTCTCCTCCGCCCCCAACGGCTACCGGCTGGCCAGGCAGGTGTTCGCCCGCCCCTTCCCGCAGACGGCGGTCTTCGCTCCCTCTGACGCCATGGCCCTGGGTGTCCTCCAGGCGGCAGACGAGCTGGGACTGGACATTCCCGGCCGGATCTCCCTGCTGGGCTATGACGATATCGAATACGCCTCCCTGCCGAAAATCCGCCTCAGCACTCTGGCCCAGCCCACCGGGGCCCTGGCAGAGAGCGCTGTGCGGCTGCTGCTGGAGCTGATCGACTCCGGCGGGCCGGGGGAGGTCACCCACAAGCTGATCGCCCCCCGGCTGGTAGAGCGCAACACCTGCTGCTCTCCGCAGCAGAGGACTGCGGTCTAG
- a CDS encoding peptidoglycan DD-metalloendopeptidase family protein produces the protein MLLCGGCVAAAIGLFFSVYTFGTTVLYDGEVIAAVGSQSAAEEAASDLEAVTARTLGESYTIDDSLLQYSSGLLLRQDVVDETTLEEDLSQQIGLVTQAYSLYVDGELVGATPYEGALEELLSQLQSSTADENTISCEFAEDVEIKQEYVPTEKVMNLGYLAELLYSTKTAETTYTVKAGDTWSEIAEDHGMTSKELLALNPGYNIDKIQIGEVLTLSEAVPYLTVTVKQREYYVEDVMYDVEYTDSAYLYKGDYQVTSPGEYGAADVVANVTYVNGVETERTILSSVTLKEPVTEQRLQGTKERPTWLPTGTFRWPISGRITSRFGGRSSPGGIGSTNHQGIDIAGPYGTPVYAADGGTVTYSGWMGGYGYLVEINHGNGYVTRYGHNSSLTVSVGDHVYKGQQIARVGSTGNSTGNHCHFEVRYNGVARNPLNYLP, from the coding sequence ATGCTGCTGTGCGGCGGCTGCGTGGCTGCTGCCATCGGGTTGTTCTTCTCCGTCTACACCTTCGGGACGACGGTTTTGTACGACGGCGAGGTGATTGCCGCTGTGGGCTCCCAATCCGCAGCGGAGGAGGCCGCGTCGGACCTGGAGGCGGTCACCGCCCGGACGCTGGGGGAGAGCTACACCATCGACGACTCCCTGCTGCAGTATTCCTCCGGCCTGCTGCTGCGGCAGGACGTGGTAGACGAGACGACGCTGGAGGAGGACCTGTCCCAGCAGATCGGTCTGGTCACCCAGGCGTACAGTCTGTATGTGGACGGTGAGCTGGTGGGCGCGACCCCCTATGAGGGCGCACTGGAGGAGCTGCTGAGCCAGCTCCAGAGCAGCACCGCGGACGAGAACACCATCTCCTGCGAATTTGCGGAGGATGTGGAGATCAAGCAGGAGTACGTGCCCACGGAAAAGGTGATGAACCTGGGGTATCTGGCGGAGCTGCTGTACAGCACGAAGACCGCTGAGACCACGTACACCGTGAAGGCGGGTGACACCTGGTCCGAGATCGCGGAGGATCACGGAATGACCTCCAAGGAACTGCTGGCGCTGAACCCCGGCTACAACATCGACAAGATCCAGATCGGCGAGGTGCTGACGCTGTCGGAGGCCGTCCCCTATCTTACAGTGACAGTGAAGCAGCGGGAATACTACGTGGAAGACGTCATGTATGATGTGGAGTATACGGACTCTGCCTATCTGTACAAGGGCGACTATCAGGTGACTTCCCCCGGTGAGTACGGCGCCGCCGACGTGGTGGCCAACGTCACCTATGTCAACGGTGTGGAGACGGAGCGGACGATCCTCTCCTCTGTCACCCTGAAGGAGCCCGTGACGGAGCAGCGGCTCCAGGGCACGAAGGAGCGGCCCACCTGGCTGCCCACCGGCACGTTCCGGTGGCCCATCAGTGGCCGGATCACCTCCCGCTTCGGCGGACGGTCCTCTCCCGGCGGCATTGGCTCCACCAACCATCAGGGCATCGATATTGCCGGGCCGTACGGCACGCCGGTCTACGCGGCGGACGGCGGCACAGTCACCTACTCCGGCTGGATGGGCGGCTACGGCTACCTGGTGGAGATCAACCACGGTAACGGCTATGTGACCCGGTACGGTCACAACAGCAGCCTGACGGTCTCCGTGGGCGACCACGTCTACAAGGGCCAGCAGATCGCACGGGTGGGCTCCACCGGCAACTCCACCGGCAATCACTGCCACTTCGAGGTCCGTTACAACGGCGTGGCCCGCAACCCGCTGAACTATCTTCCCTGA
- the pta gene encoding phosphate acetyltransferase yields the protein MFEFLIKKLKAHPRKIVFTEGTDPRILEASARLLSGTFLTPVLVGNLDEIQAAAEEAGFNIRGAEIIDPEAFPDMEKMVSTLVELRKGKMSEEECRKLLKQANYFGTMLVKMGYADALLGGATYSTADTVRPALQIIKTKPGNKIVSSCFILVRPSATGDREVLAMGDCAINIKPTEDELVEIGLETATTAKVFGIDPKVAYLSYSTLGSGKGEDVDKMRNACSRLKALAPDLDVDGELQFDAAVSPRVARTKCPDSKVAGHANTFIFPDINAGNIGYKIAQRLGSFEAYGPILQGLNAPINDLSRGCNAQEVYSMAIITAGLCED from the coding sequence ATGTTTGAATTTTTGATCAAAAAGCTGAAGGCCCATCCCCGGAAGATTGTCTTCACTGAGGGCACGGATCCCCGCATTCTGGAGGCGTCCGCCCGCTTGCTGTCCGGTACCTTCCTGACCCCTGTGCTGGTGGGCAATCTCGACGAGATCCAGGCCGCTGCCGAGGAAGCCGGCTTCAACATCCGGGGCGCTGAGATCATTGATCCCGAGGCCTTCCCCGACATGGAGAAGATGGTCTCCACCCTGGTGGAGCTGCGCAAGGGCAAGATGAGTGAGGAGGAGTGCCGCAAGCTCCTCAAGCAGGCCAACTACTTCGGCACCATGCTGGTGAAGATGGGCTATGCCGACGCTCTGCTGGGCGGCGCCACCTATTCCACCGCCGACACGGTCCGTCCCGCCCTGCAGATCATCAAGACCAAGCCCGGCAACAAGATCGTGTCCTCCTGCTTCATTCTGGTCCGTCCCTCTGCCACCGGCGACCGCGAGGTTCTGGCCATGGGCGACTGCGCCATCAACATCAAGCCCACCGAGGATGAGCTGGTGGAGATCGGCCTGGAGACCGCCACCACCGCCAAGGTCTTCGGCATCGATCCCAAGGTGGCTTACCTCAGCTATTCCACCCTGGGTTCCGGCAAGGGCGAGGATGTGGACAAGATGCGCAATGCCTGCAGCAGACTCAAGGCCCTGGCCCCCGATCTGGATGTGGACGGCGAGCTGCAGTTCGACGCCGCCGTCTCTCCCCGCGTGGCCCGCACCAAGTGCCCTGACTCCAAGGTGGCCGGCCATGCCAACACCTTCATCTTCCCGGACATCAACGCCGGCAATATCGGCTACAAGATCGCCCAGCGTCTGGGTTCCTTTGAGGCTTACGGCCCCATCCTGCAGGGTCTGAACGCCCCCATCAACGATCTGTCCCGGGGCTGCAACGCCCAGGAGGTCTACTCCATGGCCATCATCACTGCCGGCCTGTGCGAGGACTGA
- a CDS encoding helix-turn-helix domain-containing protein codes for MDNPAALCYDGRRIEAGGETMTLGERLIQLRAKAGLSQDTLAEQLGVSRQSVSKWENDASVPDLEKLVKLSGVFGVSLDELVKGEVPDSAAPAVKAGVTAEELRLHRQRLVGIAFFLSAVVLYSYALTGPIAVWPLLMCGTACLFRRKFLAIICSWGVWLALFSIFGPSLMWLPSGNSVTWMAAFWLTIALLFLTVQTIRRPPPVPVCWLLLVAFALQYAGTRSIWTSIHRPGLLQFFLLRPGGKFLILYWLVMLLLVSVHTIREFVVSHRHSTGNLSKS; via the coding sequence ATGGACAATCCCGCCGCCCTCTGCTATGATGGTCGCAGAATTGAAGCGGGAGGCGAGACCATGACCTTGGGAGAACGGCTGATTCAGCTGCGGGCAAAAGCAGGGCTCAGTCAGGATACCCTGGCGGAGCAGCTGGGAGTATCCCGGCAGTCTGTCAGCAAGTGGGAAAACGACGCCAGCGTACCGGATTTGGAGAAGTTGGTGAAACTGAGTGGAGTGTTCGGCGTATCTCTGGATGAACTGGTGAAGGGAGAGGTCCCGGATTCGGCGGCCCCCGCCGTAAAGGCCGGCGTGACGGCAGAGGAACTTCGGCTCCACCGGCAGAGGCTGGTGGGGATCGCGTTTTTTCTTTCCGCCGTGGTGCTCTATTCCTATGCGCTAACCGGGCCAATCGCGGTGTGGCCGCTACTCATGTGCGGAACCGCCTGTTTGTTCCGCAGGAAGTTTTTAGCCATCATCTGCAGCTGGGGTGTATGGCTGGCGCTTTTTTCGATTTTTGGCCCCAGTTTGATGTGGCTTCCTTCCGGCAACTCTGTCACCTGGATGGCCGCCTTCTGGCTGACCATTGCGTTGTTGTTCCTGACGGTTCAAACCATTCGCCGTCCCCCGCCCGTCCCTGTTTGCTGGCTGCTTCTGGTCGCCTTTGCGCTCCAATATGCCGGTACCCGCAGCATTTGGACGTCCATCCATCGTCCGGGTCTGCTCCAGTTCTTTCTGCTTCGTCCTGGTGGAAAGTTCCTGATACTGTATTGGTTGGTGATGCTTCTTCTGGTGTCCGTCCATACCATACGAGAATTCGTTGTTTCCCACCGGCATTCCACCGGGAATCTATCCAAATCGTAA